The genomic region AAGCGAAGGGCCAAACTTCCAGCATCGTTGTCGAACACCATCCATCAATCTCTCCTATGTCTAAGCAAAAGCATAAGCGTTGTGATTGTGCCATCATTGCTTGCTGTGTTAATAAACGTGAAAGAATTATGGTGCAATGACTTGTGAATGAAATGATCATTCCTCGGGCTTTATATAGGCACGACAAGCTTCTAGTTGGAAGCTCCTCCCATGTAAGACAATGTGAAACTTTCATCGCAAGCCACATCCACATGACATAATCTTTCCACAACAGGTATGTACGAGCGTATACACACGACCCTACAATACAAATTTTTTAGCGATATACATGCATGGCTCTGAAAAACTATGTCCTTAGACAAATAATAGTAGATGTACTATCAATCGTATATGAAGTATGTACAACTGAAATATGTAACAACAATACACAATGTTAAATGGTTATTATGTTGATATAGAGTGAAGTGGTAGACAGAATGGTTATAGAGGAGGAAATATGAGGGTAAGAATCTTTTAGTGTGAAGTAGTTAAAAATATAAATAGAAAGTGCATATTGAGAGAGTTGTTGGGGGACCATTGGAAACAATCTTATAGCACTATTTTTCTCAGACTCTCCAACCATTCCCTCATACATCTCCCACTATATAAGATTTATATTATATTTTAATACACCCCTAAAAGATACTCTCCCTACATATAGGGTGTCTCTAATCATTCTCCCTATACATTGTAACACAATTATTTAACAATTATTTATCATTTTTTGAAATTTAAAATGAATCATATGATCACTCGCTATATACGTAGTGTTTCCTCTCCCCTTAGTATGGAGGGCTTTAGGAGAAATCATTGGAGGGCAATTTCCCCTAAAGCTCCTCCTATTTAGGGTGGAGGGTCTGGGTGAACTATTGAAACTAGTCTTAGGTTCTCTTTATAACCTCTAGAATTAATAGTTAGTTGCAAAAAAATAGATGTAGATGTTCTAAACACCCTTAGCTGATACCCCAACTAATTGTTATATATCTCACAACTAACAATTAGTTTATCGACCGACTCAATTCAACCAACAATGTGTTAACTAGCTACCTATTCGCTTTACGAGTTCCAAACAAAGCCTTAATACATGTTGGCTCTAGCACTATGATGTTGTTTGGTTCACATTTTTATAATATGATAAGTAACTGGTAACATTAAATCATATTTGTTTAAGTTCAACCGTAACTAGATATCACAATGTAAACCAATAACGACCTATTTAGGCTTATTACCGGTGGTAGTCAAGTGTGAATCATTACTGTTGTCAATTATGTTATATTTTATGAACCGAACGACACCTATGTCCTTTGCTTTCAGGGGTGTTTGATTCTAGGAACAAGTTTCCCATCAGGAGCGAACAAAGCTCGCTTACATTTTATGTTATAaaatatataaaacaaaatagtCTCAAATAGATTCTTACTAAATAGATTTGATTTTTATGCAGCGAAGCAGTTCAAAACAAATCTGGTTTAGCATATCTAGAGTTTCTTTATATCATTTAtattatataaataaaaataaggaTTTCAGTAAAAAACATTCCACCAACTTTCAATTAGATTCATATATTGCTATCTTTTAATCAAAAAATTTCGATATTTATACATGAAAAATATGATTTATTCTTAAAAATACGTATAATATATAGAAAAATTGTTAAAAAGTATATAGATATAGAGAGTAATTTGTATCTAAATGATTCTCCTAATTAAACTGTTGTAGTGTGAAAAGTTTAAGATATAAAAAAATGTTAAGAAAGCCGGAGCCGCGCGGAAAACTTTAAACCGACAAGGTCGCGGCAACGCGGGATGGAGGCGTTTGAAAAGTTGTGGATCCGCTGTGGCGGGCGCCAAATTACCCAACGGCCTCGCGTGAATTCTCTCCTCGAGTCCCCGTCCAGCTCCGCAGATCTACAGGGACGAAAGGACAGTCGAAAAAAAAATCACTTCAGGTAAGGGCGAAGAAGAGCATTCCCTCTCCCGGTCTCCCCATCTCCCGAACCGCGTGAGCCAAACCCTCCCAGCTCGCGCGCCCTCGATGGATGCCTCCgccgccacccccgcccccgggcCTTCCTTCTCTGGCGCCGAGTCCTCCGCGGCCGCCGCCCAGCCGCCGGCGGAGGCTCCGCAGTTGCGCGTCCACGGcgccggcagcggcagcggcgtcGCGCGAGCCTGCCGCCACCACGCGTACAGCCGCAAGCAGAAGTCGCTCGGCCTTCTCTGCTCCAAGTAAGGCCAGTTCTCGCTTCTCACGCCCTCGGTTTCGCCCGGGATGCTCGCGGTGTGCGGTCCCTTGAGCCCTTGACCTTTGGTATCATCCCTTCCTTCTTGAAGCTTCGTGGCGCTGTACGACCGGGAGGACGTGGAGGTGATTGGGCTGGACGACGCGGCCAAGCGTCTCGGCGTCGAGCGACGCCGGATCTACGACATAGTCAACGTTCTCGAGAGCGTCGGGGTGAGCCGTCCTTGGAATGCGATTTCGCGTTCTTATGTTTTCGAACTGTGATGTGCTATCCTGCTTTAACAATTCCTGGGTGTTGGGGGACCTCTTGCAGATTCTTGTGCGGAGGGCCAAGAATCGGTATACATGGCTCGGATTCGGGGGAGTCCCTGCTGCGCTGAAAGAACTCAAGGTCTGAATTAGATCCTGCAGTTCTGAATCCCACCCATCTTAGCTACCATTACTAATCTCGTTATCCACAATTTCTCCCTCTTTTGTCAATCGTGTTTGGTCTGATTAGGAGAGGGCGCTAAGGAAGATGTCCGGATCACCGGTGTTACTGTCAATGGAGGACTCCTCTACTGCCAACGTTAGTTTTCTTCAACTGGATTTGCTTGAAATTGGTCTTGTTACAAAATACCTGCTGTTGGTGTATCAATTTCTTTGGGGTTTGTGATTGCAAAGTTATcagatgatgaggatgatgaaaAATTGGGCGATGCTGATGAAGATGCTGAGAGCGAGAAGCTCAGCCAACCTGTTGACAATACGTCTGATAAGCCTGACGCACCCAGCTGCCGCCTTAGATCTGGTATAGAGGTTTAGTTCTTTTCTTGTTTTACATAGAGCCTTCTATCTTTTATGTTGTGTGCTCACTTAGAGTTTTGGTGTTGTATACATAGATCATCGGAAGGAGAAGTCCCTTGGGCTCCTCACTCAGAATTTTGTCAAGCTCTTCCTCAACATGGAGGTGAGAGGACTGAAATCACCCTGTATGGTTTGGGTTATTTCCCTTTCGCACTTAACTGTAATGAGGCTTGTATTTCGTACAGGTTGGGACAATCTCACTTGACGAAGCTGCAAGGCTTCTCCTTGGAGAGGGACATGCAGACAGCAACATGAGAAGTTAGTACATGCATTCCTTTTGTTTAATTCCATGCTTATGCCAAATATTTTTCATATCCAAATAGAATTTGCACTGATTCTAATATGCAAAGCAGCCAAAGTTCGTCGATTGTATGACATTGCCAATGTGCTGTCTTCTTTGAACCTCATTGAGAAGGTAGGTTCTCGACTGCATACCATTTCAAATGAATGGAATGATATTTCTGGCTGGTGGCTGCTGAAGTTTCTTGTAACGTTTGTTTCAGACGCAGCAAGCAGACACAAGAAAACCTGCATTCCGGTGGCTAGGCCAGGCAAAGCGAAAGCAAGATAACAATGTCATGGTTTCTGTACCTCCATCGATGAAGGCAATGCCCAATAAGAGAGCATTTGGTACTGATCTTACAAACATTGACAATAAGCGAGGCAAGTTAGACTCAGCAGCGGAGAACAAAGTCAAGCTCATGCAGGGTGCTGGTAACATAGTGAAGACTTTTGAGAGGCAGCTGGTGCAAGGGAAAAGGAGTGACTTTGTTTATGGGCCCTTCCACCCTGCTGGTGCAAAGAAACACGAAACTGATGATCAAACTGTTAAGCAGCAGGAGAGGAAGAACATTCAGGACTGGGAAAACCTTGCTGTGTCCTTCCGTCCACAATATCAGAATCAAGGTGAGCTTAACATTTTCATTTGCATAAGTGCAGTGTTGAATTCTTTTTTCAAAGAAACAAATTTGCATTACCAAAACACCGTTTGTTCTCTTTTAATTTCATGCAATTAACTTGTCAAGCACTTCTGTTTGCAGCAACTATGAATTCTTAGGTGCTAGATTTTTTAGAGGTTCATAGTATTGTCATAAATGCCAAGCTTTAGCTTCACCTCTTCTGATACTTAATCAGTATATAAACAAGCAGCCGTGTACTTGACATGGCTTGTGTTACAATGTTTAAAAACCTATTTCCATGTCTAGAAGTCATATGGGTgttagattttttttaaaaaggaAAACATGGATGGTTGTATTTTTCGATTCATTTAAGAAAAGACGATCAATTTTTTTTACCTAAATTCCAAAATCTGAACTCGTAATGAAATAAACATATTTACATATATATGCTATAGAAACTCATTCGTAAATCAGTAAAGATCCAATATTACATGTTATTACCATAGATTTTAATAATCCAATTATGCAGAGTTTATTTTTTGTCTGTTTGATCCCTGTTTGAATCCAGTATTTCTGTTAGACTACTATGGAGAGTTGTTTCTTTTGTTAGTTGACTGGATTGAATTTACACAAAGTTTATTGTTGCTGCAGCACTGAATGATCTTTTTGGTCATTATGTGGAAGCATGGAAATCATGGTACGTGGATCTTACCCAGGAAACGGCATCATGAAGCAGAATGTTGGCAGGTCAGTTGTAACTTGTAAGCCGTTTCCAGTAGTTAGATCAACTGAGTTGTTGATGCTTGCTTAGGGAACCACCCTGTACAAGATGGAATAAAAACACGAAGGCAATTTTGTCTTTCGACTGTATTTACTCGAATGCTAGAAGTGAGGCCATTTTTTCATAAGGAAAAAAGCAGGGAAAATGGGAAATCGATCGAGTTATCAAATTGTTGCTAGTGGACTATTCTGGAGTCAATCGAGTTGTCACCAAATGTTTACCGTTTCCTCGTCCCTGGTATCCGCTTCGTTGTATATCATACAGCTTTAGTTGTTGGGTACGGTACGAGGAGCACAGCAAGACAAATGAAGGCTACAATCCGTTCTGCTGGTTGTTTATTTTTGCATTACTCTACCAGTTTTGAACTTTTGATGAATTTATCTGGTTTAGTGTAACGTTAAGGTTTAATGATCGTGCGATATATCTTTTAAAATAACTAGTTGAGAGACTAATTTGATCCACTATTTCTTTAGGATCAGAGAAAATATCATAAGCTAGTCATCGACCTTGGTTCATCTAACAAAAACAGAAATCAGTAAATTTTGACGTATTCTGGCGCCTGGGCTGGGATTAGCATCATATCGAGGAGATGCAAGACATGCAGATGCCCAATCAAACTCAGTCATAGTTCACACACTGCAGAAGGAGCGAACTTCACAAGACGGTACCATTACCAGTATCCAAATGACAATTTTATCACTGAAGTGCGGCAAATCCAGATGACAGATGAATATGAACATCAAGCATGGACGATCAAACTCATCCACCATCATACATATACCAAGTCATCACCAAGCGCTCAAAGTACTTTTAGAGGTCATGGATGTCCCCAACATATTGAGTTGCCAGCAAAGTGTAAAATCCCCAGTAgcaagtagtagtagtagtatgccAATCAACATGCTTCACTTAGGGTCAGTGAAGAACTTGTTAACTGCAGGCATGATCTCAGGAGTCTTGTCGTGCACAAAGCTTCTTAGGCCATGCATGGCGTAACGTCTCCCCTCCTCATGGTTCTCAAGCACACCAGCTGCCCTCCCTGCCTTGTTTACCCTGTAAAATTCAAGGCATTCGTGTTGATAGTGTTACAGGATTAATGTATATGTAAACATGGATGCATGTAACTAGGTAAGCACAAACAAACAGCTACAATTGTGACATCCTCGTGTTGTCAAATAGTGGACAATCAGACTGAAGATGTGAACAGCGTGCCTACATGCATATGCCGTTTTAAACTCAGAAAAAAAAATACTGTAATTGGCACCATGCATGTAAACAAACTATTAAGATGTCATGTAAAGAACAGAAGCATATGCATACATTTTATGCTTATAGCCACGAATTAGCACTCCCAAACCTTACACTTCGGTTCCTACAATCTGACCGAACAGCTACAAATGGTCTAGTCGTTTTCAACCTTGCCCAGCAAAAGGAACTAGTTTTCCAACCGGGAAAACTACCAAGACAAATTTCACCTGATGGATACAATACAACTCTGGTTCTGGCAAGTCAACGGCTCAACGCCGAACCATGGTTCAGCCTTTCAGACAAGACAAAGAAATAAAGCGACTACTGAACTAGTGAACTTGAACTACATATAGACTAAAACTTCAACAGCACCCAAACCAAGCAGATCTACCCTGATCCAGCAGGAGCAGCACATTTCTTGCAAGAATAAAACAGGCAGGAGTTAAGAGCACGGAGCGGACCTGACTTCCGGGTTGCCAGTGATGTTCCGGAAGAGCTGAAACCCGCAGATGCCGACGGCCACGCCCGTCGCCGCGAACAGCGGGTACACCTGCGCTGCACCaccatgagagagagagagagagagagagagagagagagagagagagagagagagagtgcaaTCGAAGAGATCGAGGAAGCTGACCTCGGGCCGGACCCAGCGGCTGGCCATCTGAGTCGGAGTCTCTTCGCACTGGGACGCGGCCTCGACGGCGGAGAAGCACGGG from Zea mays cultivar B73 chromosome 6, Zm-B73-REFERENCE-NAM-5.0, whole genome shotgun sequence harbors:
- the LOC103629955 gene encoding E2F transcription factor-like E2FE isoform X2, encoding MDASAATPAPGPSFSGAESSAAAAQPPAEAPQLRVHGAGSGSGVARACRHHAYSRKQKSLGLLCSNFVALYDREDVEVIGLDDAAKRLGVERRRIYDIVNVLESVGILVRRAKNRYTWLGFGGVPAALKELKERALRKMSGSPVLLSMEDSSTANLSDDEDDEKLGDADEDAESEKLSQPVDNTSDKPDAPSCRLRSDHRKEKSLGLLTQNFVKLFLNMEVGTISLDEAARLLLGEGHADSNMRTKVRRLYDIANVLSSLNLIEKTQQADTRKPAFRWLGQAKRKQDNNVMVSVPPSMKAMPNKRAFGTDLTNIDNKRGKLDSAAENKVKLMQGAGNIVKTFERQLVQGKRSDFVYGPFHPAGAKKHETDDQTVKQQERKNIQDWENLAVSFRPQYQNQALNDLFGHYVEAWKSWYVDLTQETAS
- the LOC103629955 gene encoding E2F transcription factor-like E2FE isoform X1; amino-acid sequence: MDASAATPAPGPSFSGAESSAAAAQPPAEAPQLRVHGAGSGSGVARACRHHAYSRKQKSLGLLCSNFVALYDREDVEVIGLDDAAKRLGVERRRIYDIVNVLESVGILVRRAKNRYTWLGFGGVPAALKELKERALRKMSGSPVLLSMEDSSTANLSDDEDDEKLGDADEDAESEKLSQPVDNTSDKPDAPSCRLRSDHRKEKSLGLLTQNFVKLFLNMEVGTISLDEAARLLLGEGHADSNMRTAKVRRLYDIANVLSSLNLIEKTQQADTRKPAFRWLGQAKRKQDNNVMVSVPPSMKAMPNKRAFGTDLTNIDNKRGKLDSAAENKVKLMQGAGNIVKTFERQLVQGKRSDFVYGPFHPAGAKKHETDDQTVKQQERKNIQDWENLAVSFRPQYQNQALNDLFGHYVEAWKSWYVDLTQETAS
- the LOC100286358 gene encoding uncharacterized protein LOC100286358 gives rise to the protein MASRWVRPEVYPLFAATGVAVGICGFQLFRNITGNPEVRVNKAGRAAGVLENHEEGRRYAMHGLRSFVHDKTPEIMPAVNKFFTDPK